From Lagopus muta isolate bLagMut1 chromosome 15, bLagMut1 primary, whole genome shotgun sequence, the proteins below share one genomic window:
- the TMEM114 gene encoding transmembrane protein 114 isoform X2, producing the protein MRVSLSVLSLLVALVGASSFVFLVVAIATDFWYIIDASRLETAANGTAALSSHSGLWRTCRLRSKCYPLINPFRHENANITDSHRQLLCIFLCSIHSFMKHCEKIHF; encoded by the exons ATGAGGGTGAGCCTGAGCGTCCTGTCGCTGCTCGTGGCTCTGGTGGGAGCCTCCAGCTTCGTCTTCCTCGTGGTGGCCATCGCGACGGACTTCTGGTACATCATCGATGCCTCCCGCCTGGAGACGGCCGCCAACGGCACGGCCGCGCTCAGCTCGCACTCGGGGCTCTGGCGGACCTGCCGGC TTAGGAGCAAATGCTACCCTCTGATCAACCCCTTCAGGCACGAGAATGCAAACATCACCGACTCACACCGACAGCTCCTAT GTATTTTCCTCTGCTCCATACACAGTTTTATGAAACATTGTGAAAAGATACATTTCTGA
- the TMEM114 gene encoding transmembrane protein 114 isoform X3, which yields MRVSLSVLSLLVALVGASSFVFLVVAIATDFWYIIDASRLETAANGTAALSSHSGLWRTCRLRSKCYPLINPFRHENANITDSHRQLL from the exons ATGAGGGTGAGCCTGAGCGTCCTGTCGCTGCTCGTGGCTCTGGTGGGAGCCTCCAGCTTCGTCTTCCTCGTGGTGGCCATCGCGACGGACTTCTGGTACATCATCGATGCCTCCCGCCTGGAGACGGCCGCCAACGGCACGGCCGCGCTCAGCTCGCACTCGGGGCTCTGGCGGACCTGCCGGC TTAGGAGCAAATGCTACCCTCTGATCAACCCCTTCAGGCACGAGAATGCAAACATCACCGACTCACACCGACAGCTCCTAT GA
- the TMEM114 gene encoding transmembrane protein 114 isoform X1 yields MRVSLSVLSLLVALVGASSFVFLVVAIATDFWYIIDASRLETAANGTAALSSHSGLWRTCRLRSKCYPLINPFRHENANITDSHRQLLYMHGTFVILMPLSLILMIFGGMTGFISILARAYLLLLMTGLLFLFGALVTLTGIGVYIAYSAAAFEEAVCLLRSKDVLVEIDIRFGWSLALVWISFVAEVITGAVFLLAARVVGLKRQREQEL; encoded by the exons ATGAGGGTGAGCCTGAGCGTCCTGTCGCTGCTCGTGGCTCTGGTGGGAGCCTCCAGCTTCGTCTTCCTCGTGGTGGCCATCGCGACGGACTTCTGGTACATCATCGATGCCTCCCGCCTGGAGACGGCCGCCAACGGCACGGCCGCGCTCAGCTCGCACTCGGGGCTCTGGCGGACCTGCCGGC TTAGGAGCAAATGCTACCCTCTGATCAACCCCTTCAGGCACGAGAATGCAAACATCACCGACTCACACCGACAGCTCCTAT acatgCATGGGACGTTTGTCATTCTGATGCCTCTGAGCCTGATACTGATGATTTTTGGAGGAATGACTGGATTTATCAGTATTCTTGCCAGGGCATATCTGCTGCTTCTAATGACtggtctgctttttctttttggag CTCTGGTTACACTTACCGGGATTGGAGTCTACATTGCATattcagctgctgcctttgaagAAGCTGTCTGCCTCCTGAGGAGTAAGGATGTCCTGGTAGAAATCGACATCAGGTTTGGCTGGTCTCTGGCACTGGTCTGGATCTCTTTTGTCGCAGAAGTGATCACTGGGGCTGTGTTTCTCCTGGCAGCAAGAGTCGTCGGCCTGAAACGGCAGCGTGAGCAGGAGTTATGA